The DNA segment TGGACAACCGGAAGATTTGTTAAGGATTATGGCAGGTGTTAATTTCAAATTTTAGTTTAAAGGAAATTTAAATGCGAAGTAGTATTAAGAAAAAAATTAATCTGTCCTTTTATTTACTTGTTTCTATTTTTCTCGTCAATGGAATTATCATTTTCTGGACTGTGGATCACAACAGGAAACTTTCCACATTGATCTCCGAAAACATTGACCCGTCCATTGAAGAATTGAATAATTTTAAATTGATGATTATTCTTTCACGGGAATTTTCTATCAACTGGGTCTATCTAAGGTCAAATGAAGATTACAAGAAAGAACTTTCAATTATTCAATCGAAGGACTACCCATTGATCCGTAAAAAATTGAAGCTTGAATCGATTTTATGGGATGAAAAAAGAGGTAAATCTGATCTGGATCAGGTGTTCATTCAATTTGAAAAAGTTTTGATCGATCAATACAAGATCATGAATCTTCTGAGCAAGTTTGAAGACTATGATGATCCTGTGAAAAAGTTTACAGCTGAAAGCTTGGTAGAAAATGAGATCATTCCTCCAATTGATACGATCTTAGAAAAACTGGATGGTGTAATCGCTAGTAATAATCAAATAAAGTCGGTTGCAGAAAATGAACAGTCAGATGCTATCATGATGATGGGCACATTGATGATTATTCTGGCAGTAATCATTGTTAGCCTATCAATATTTCTTTCTGCTTTTATGATGAGAAGTATTATCAGACCTATAAATGGAATTATAAAGATTGTAGATCTACTGGGAAAAGGTATTGTGAAAAATGTTTTATCACATAATAGTAAGGATGAAATAGGAGCGATGATCAATTCAGTAAATGCCCTTTCTGTAAAGTTAAACTCTGCAGCATTGTTTGCTGAAGACATAGGAAAAAGGAACTTTGATTCAGCATTCGTTCCACTCAGTGATGATGATAATTTGGGCAAGGCACTTATTGCAATGAGGGACAAATTACGATCAAGTGATCAGCATTTGAATGAAGCACAAAATAAACTTATTTTTCAGAATAAGGAATTACTTAAGACAAATTCAGAGCTGGATAAATTTGTTTATAGTGTATCGCATGATCTGAGAGCTCCATTAAGTTCAATGGCAGGTGTTGCAGAAATTGTTATTGACGAATCGAAAGACGAATTTGTTATTGAAAATGTAAGTATGATTCAAGGCAGTATTAAAAAACTGGATGGATTTATATTGGACATACTCGACTATTCCAGAAATTCACGGGTTGAAGTTTCTAAAGAACCTATCGATTTGAATTCCATTTTGAATGAAATCAAAAAGAATCTGAAATACATGGGCAAAGACAGGAGGGAAGTAAGGCTGGAAATGAAAGTAAATTGTCCTGACATTTTAAATACAGATAAAAGTCGTTTAAGTATAATCCTGAATAACCTTATTTCAAATGCTATCAGATATTCTGATCCGAAATCATCTGATCCATATGTTTTAGTGGAAGCAGTTTCGGATTCGAAAAAGACAAGAATTGTTGTGAAGGATAATGGGATCGGAATTGATAAAGCATCGCAGACAAAAGTTTTCGATATGTTTTACCGGGTATCAAAAAGATTCTATTGGCTCCGGTCTCGGATTATATATAGTAAAGGAGTGTGTTACCAAACTGATGGGAACTATTAATATCGTCAGTGAAGTCGGAAAAGGAACTGAGTTTCATGTGGAGATTCCACATTATTAATTTATTTATTGATTTTTTACTCAGTTCGTTTTAATTTTATCCATATGTTCTTTCGTTTTGAAACTCCAGATAATGAGTAGTGCCAAAATTGCAATAGCGCAGATTGAAATTTTTAGCCATAAAGCATTGGCAACAACAATTGCGCTGAATAGAATTGCAGGAATTACAGAAACGGTAAGTATACCTTTATGACGGAGTGTAATACCTCTCTTTTTACTGAAATCCCGGATTGGTTGTCCCACGTGTTTATGACGAGCCAGACGAAACAGAAATTTTTTACTTCCACGGGAGAAACAATAAATTGAAATCAGAAAAAAAACAATTCCCGGCATTAACGGAATTAGATATCCTATTATGCCTAAGGCAACTGAAGTAAAACCAAGTGAATTCCACAATAATTTGTTTCTCTTTTGTTTTATTGTGATCAAGTTTCGATTTTTGTTTTGCCTGTTCTGTATATTTTATTTCCGGATTTTCAGGCTCATGATTTTCTGCAGTCTTAATACTTCTTTTTTGTTTAAAGTAGCCTAATAGAAAAATGACAGAAGTTATGACGGCAACAAACAGAAAAATATATTCAACTTCATTCACAAGCAGGGGGAATTTTCTGCCAAGTAGAAATCCAATTGGAATCAGAGACCATACCCATATTACCCCGCCTATGATATTGTAAAAAGTAAATTTTATAAAACTAATTTCTGAAGCACCTGCCATTATTGGGGCGAAGGTTCTGACAATAGGCAAAAAACGTCCCATGATCAATGCAGCTCCTCCATATTTCATAAAATAGTTTTTTGTAATTTCTAAATGCTTCTTTTTAAAGAACAGAGAGTCTTCTTTTGCAAATAGTTTTTTGCCAAAATATCTGCCGGTTGCATAACCGGTCATATTTCCCAGAATAGCAACTACGGATACACTGGTAAGCAATAGGAAAATATTTACATCAAAAGAATCAGTGCTGCATAACAATCCCGCTGTGATCAATAGCGCATCGCCCGGAAAAATGAATCCGAAAAACAGGCCAGTTTCAGCAAAGATGATCAATAACAGAAGTGTTAATCCTCCATATGCAATCAGTCTTTCTGAATCGAGAAGTATTTCAAAAAATTCTCTGATATTTTCCATTAAGCTACTTTTTTCTTTTTTAAGATGAGTGATGCACTAATACTTGTGAGAAGTATGCTTAGTACTATTAGTAAAGCGTATTCAATTGGAACCTTATAAATATCTGATAGAACCATTTTCAGTCCGATGAATATTAGTACCAGGGATAATCCGATGTGAAGAAAACGAAAGAGGTTTAGCATGCCTGCCAGTGCAAAGTAAAGAGAACGTAATCCTAGAATGGCAAAGGCATTTGAAGTGAAAACAATGAATGTGTCTGTAGTGATCGCTAAGATGGCAGGTATTGAGTCAATTGCAAAAATCAAATCAGTTATTTCGATAAATACTAAGACAATGAAAAGTGGTGTTGCCGCCCAAGCTCCATTCTTGAGTTTAATAAAGAAACTGTCGCCATGATATTCATGTGTTACAGGTATCATTTTCTTGACAAAGCGGATGAGAGGGTTTTTCTCCGGTTCAATCTTTTTATCTTTCTGAAAGAGCATTTTAATTCCGGAAATGATGATGATTGCGCCAAATACATAAATGATCCAGTGAAATTTGCTGATTAGGGCTACTCCGGCGAAAATAAAAATTACTCTCATGACGAGGGCTCCCAATATTCCCCAAAACAATATCTTGTGCTGATATTGTTGAGGTACATGGAAGTAAGAAAAAACCAGAATGAAGATGAACAGATTATCTACACTCAATGATAATTCAATTACATAACCTGTAATGAACTCGATTGCTTTTTCTGATCCTTTCCAGAAATATACAATTGCGGCAAACATCATCGCAAGCATTATCCAGACAAGTGTCCAGCCAAGTGATTCCTTGAATGTAACTGTATGCGATTTTCGATGGAAAATTCCCAGATCAATTGCAAGCATCAATGCCAGGAAGACTACAAATCCAATCCAGAAGTAAATTTCAGTTGTCATTGCTTATTTTTTGAATATCGGTTTCTGATGAACTCAATTATAATAGGCACAATGGAAACAATGATGATGGAAATTATTACGATTGAAAAATTCTCCTTGACTACAGGTATGTTGCCAAAAAAATATCCGGCAAAAGAGCAAGTCAAAACCCAGACGATTCCACCTACAATGTTGTAGAGGATAAAACTTGAATAGTTCATTCGTGTAACACCTGCTACAAACGGAGCAAAGGTTCTGACAATTGGAACAAACCGCGCGATTATTATCGTTTTACCGCCATGCTTTTCATAAAATGATCTTGCTTTGAGCAAATGTTTCTGATTAATGAACCGGAAGTTCTTTTCAAAAACTTTTGATCCAAGAAATTTCCCAATGCCATAATTAACACTGTCCCCTAAGATCGCAGCTACACAAAGTAAAACGACTAATAACCAGATGTTCAATACTCCCAATGCAGCAATTGCGCCTGCAGTAAAGAGAAGTGAATCTCCCGGCAGAAATGGTGTGATCACAAAACCTGTTTCGCAAAAAATAATCAAAAATAGTATCAGGTAAGTCCAGTTTTTGTAATCAGTCACTATGGTAAGCAAATGCTTATCGAGGTGTAAAAAAAAGTCAAGAAATTTTTCTGCTAACTCCATATGTACTTATTATGATTATTCCTGCAATGATCTACACCAATACATTTAATATGCTTCTCCCAATGACATGAAGACGAAACCTATTTCATTTACCTTTTATTGCTTTTTGTACTATTGCTGTAAACTGATTTTGCGCCAAAGATAGTAATAATATTATAAAAGATAGTAATACTATCATAAAATATTTTTATCTTTGGGGCGCTAGGAAAATCAGACTAAGACAATTGAATTCATGGAACTGTCATTGAATATAAAAATGAATAATAACTTGTTTCTACGTGATCCGGAAGAAACAGAACTCGGCAGGGAGATCATAAAAAATAGTATAATACTGATCCATAAAACAGGCTTTGAGTCGTTCACATTTAAAAAACTTGCAGAAAAAATAGGTACAACAGAGGCTGGTATATACAGGTATTTTGAAAATAAACACAGGTTGCTTATTTATATTGTTTCCTGGTATTGGAGCTGGCTGGAGTTTAAGGTAATGGTTCACACTAATAACATTGAATCACCTGAAGTTAAACTAAAAAAAATAATTGAGATACTTGCAACTGATGTCAAGGATGAAATAGAGACCAAGCATATTGACGAACGTTTATTGCACCAGATCGTCAGAATGGAAGGATCAAAAGCATACCTCACAAGAAATGTAACTGACGATAATAAGCAGCAATTATTTAAACCTTACAAAGATCTTTGTGGGACGGTAGCTGCAGCTATTCTTGAGTATAACCCTAAATATAAATATCCGCGTTCACTTGCAAGCAGTATCATTGAGATGGCACATTATCAGAACTTTTTTATGCGCAACCTTCCCATGCTGACTGATTTTGGCAATGTGAAGGATGACAGGAAAGTGATAAAGTTTTTGGAGGATATGGTTTTTGCGTCTATAAAATCCTGACCGGGCATAAGGATTGACTTATATAAATATATAAAAGACTCAAGTCCAGGATTGGATTATGGTAGAAAGCAGGAAGGAATCTTAAAATCTTAAAATTTCATTCAAAAACCATGGATTTTTAGTCAACTGTTTGATTTTTAGAGTCAGAAATTAGTTTGAAAATTTTGTAAAAAAAGAAAAATCTTTACCTTTGCCCTCCCAATAGTAAAATATTGGAAAACCAGCAGAAGTAGCTCATTTGGTAGAGCACGACCTTGCCAAGGTCGGGGTGGCCGGTTCGAGCCCGGTCTTCTGCTCCAAAACTCTCTCTTTTGAGAGAGTTTTTTGTTTTTAAGAATAGTTCTATCTTTAGTTTGAGTATGCTCTGGTGGTGGAACTGGTAGACACGCAGGACTTAAAATCCTGTTCCCGTTGAGGGAGTGCGGGTTCGATTCCCGCCCGGAGTACAACGCTGGAGGCCTTGATTGATAAGGCTTTCAGGCGTTTTTTTTTTCAGTTTACGTTTCCCTATTTTAAGGGGATGAATTGGGTACCAATATTGGTGTGGAATACTTTTTTTAAATTTTGTTTACCCCGTATTAACTTAAAAGCCATGAACAATCTTTATTGGAATCCAAGGCGTTATATTTTGGTGGTAAAATTTTGAAATCATCTTTCGACTTGATTGTTGAACAATTAGATAAAAAGAAGTTAAAGGTTTTTATTTCTCCACTAACGGTTATTGAAATGTCATCAAGATTAAAGGAAAACCCGGCAGATTTCAATATGGTTCAAAATGCGGTTAAAAAACTTTTATTGTTAAATCCGGAAATATTTTTATCCAGAGCAACAACTTCAGTTATATTTCATTTGTGTAAATTGATGGAAAACAATTTACCATTGAAAGAAGTTTTTTTACTATTTCGATTGCTCCAAATGTTACAAGAATTAGAAAAATGGATTTGATGATTTTATAACACATACAAGAAGATCGGTGAACTTATCTTACATATACAATTTTAGAGTTATGTATGAAAGATTCTATGTTGCTGATATGGGGATAACATTGAAAACTATTATTCATGATTATGAAAATAAATTATTAAACAAAAAGCTATTAGATTACCAAAAGATAAAATTATTGAGTTTCAGAAATTTTTGGCAACTGATAGTTGGCAAAATCAATTGAAACAATTTTAACAAGTCGGACACTTTTACTTTTATCTATCGATAAGAAAAACTAGGGATTATTATAGATGAGTTAAATATTTTCAAGAGTCCTATAAAAAATTACTTATGAAAATATTTCCAAGAAGGGTACGTGCCAAAACATTAAGAAAAAATGATTATAATGGATTACACTTTAATGTATACTTTAATGATGAAAACGATTACATTTTATAACTGATGAAAAAACGCTGTCTTTTTTATCGTTAGTTGATGCCAAACGGAGTTTCACCATTGATCAACTAATATTAAAGATAACTTTATAAGCAATCTCTATTATTTACAAAGAATGTTCATTAATAATATCACTAACATGGAAGGCGCAGAATATTTAATATTAAAAACAATATCAAATAGTGCAAGAAAAAATTTGACTTTATTGCTTTTGAAAAAGAGTTTACTGAAATAGATGAAAACATTGCTGAAAATATTTTAAGGAAACAATTCTTGGTTTTGCTGCGGGGGAAAAAGTAGAATTGATTTCAACTAAATTATTCAATGAAATATTAATCACTGGTTTCATTTGGAGCAAAGACGAAATAATAACATTTCTATCAGACAAAGAAAAGACATTGGAAACAGAAATTCATGTTGCAAAGTTGGCAATATCAATGTTAAAGAGGGACAAGAACCTTCCTCAATTTTAAAATCAATAAGTCAATTGTTGAAGTATAGTTATCAAGTATTGCCAAATCTTTGTAGAGGTAATTTATGAAGGTGTAATTTAATATGCAGGGAGAGTTTAAAAAGACCTGAACATACCATCCAGGTCTTAATAAAAACAAAACCAAAACTTCAATCCAACATTCTTTTATTTAATCCATCCTTTTAAAATCTTTTAACGCAATTACGCCCTCTGTCGGATTCCACAGCATAATAGCTACATCCATGTGAGCCCGTGCCAACAACAAATTAATAAATGTCTCCGTATCGAGGTTTACTAACTGGTAATCATAAGTCAGTTCCGATCGCCACATTTCTATCTGATCGTATAATGTAACCGGTATATTAATCTGAACCATTTTATCCTCTAGCATACCGTAAAGTTTGTTCTTTATACACGCATGTGGAAATATGTTGCGACGCAGACTTCTGATCAGAAGCTTTTACATGTATCCTTTTCTCTCGAATTTTGATACGGTAATTATATTTGTGCACGTAGAACAACTCAAGTTCAGCCTCTGCGGAACATCACTTTTTTTATATTTAATTTCTTACTCGTGTGTTTTAGCTCATCGTCCTGATATTACTATATCGTATGTCATAATCGACCAGCACTTTCTTTAGACTAGCGCATTTCATGTAGAAGTACGAATTGTCTTTATCCGCGAAGTAATTGAGTGTATCTGTTATCAGCGTACGGCCCTCGTGTTTAGTCTCATTTGTGCCGTCCTTGCTTTGGAGTATAATGGACCCATCCTCCTCAAACAAGTTGGTGCCTTTTATTAGGTTCCGATAATAATATA comes from the Bacteroidota bacterium genome and includes:
- a CDS encoding TetR/AcrR family transcriptional regulator, whose protein sequence is MELSLNIKMNNNLFLRDPEETELGREIIKNSIILIHKTGFESFTFKKLAEKIGTTEAGIYRYFENKHRLLIYIVSWYWSWLEFKVMVHTNNIESPEVKLKKIIEILATDVKDEIETKHIDERLLHQIVRMEGSKAYLTRNVTDDNKQQLFKPYKDLCGTVAAAILEYNPKYKYPRSLASSIIEMAHYQNFFMRNLPMLTDFGNVKDDRKVIKFLEDMVFASIKS
- a CDS encoding DedA family protein is translated as MELAEKFLDFFLHLDKHLLTIVTDYKNWTYLILFLIIFCETGFVITPFLPGDSLLFTAGAIAALGVLNIWLLVVLLCVAAILGDSVNYGIGKFLGSKVFEKNFRFINQKHLLKARSFYEKHGGKTIIIARFVPIVRTFAPFVAGVTRMNYSSFILYNIVGGIVWVLTCSFAGYFFGNIPVVKENFSIVIISIIIVSIVPIIIEFIRNRYSKNKQ
- a CDS encoding YbaN family protein, whose product is MWNSLGFTSVALGIIGYLIPLMPGIVFFLISIYCFSRGSKKFLFRLARHKHVGQPIRDFSKKRGITLRHKGILTVSVIPAILFSAIVVANALWLKISICAIAILALLIIWSFKTKEHMDKIKTN
- a CDS encoding TerC family protein; its protein translation is MTTEIYFWIGFVVFLALMLAIDLGIFHRKSHTVTFKESLGWTLVWIMLAMMFAAIVYFWKGSEKAIEFITGYVIELSLSVDNLFIFILVFSYFHVPQQYQHKILFWGILGALVMRVIFIFAGVALISKFHWIIYVFGAIIIISGIKMLFQKDKKIEPEKNPLIRFVKKMIPVTHEYHGDSFFIKLKNGAWAATPLFIVLVFIEITDLIFAIDSIPAILAITTDTFIVFTSNAFAILGLRSLYFALAGMLNLFRFLHIGLSLVLIFIGLKMVLSDIYKVPIEYALLIVLSILLTSISASLILKKKKVA